The Gouania willdenowi chromosome 7, fGouWil2.1, whole genome shotgun sequence genome includes a window with the following:
- the lima1a gene encoding LIM domain and actin-binding protein 1a isoform X4 produces MEPSREEEEKERPSVPINSLKMMFERRDDHEQTSSEQTDGGGANMESLLGDGSLSDSTPLRDRMALYQAAVSKQEVSPSSANSDGFNVKQKENVPPFSLDNNSEPEVNGQQVFSSDAIDSSPGAPAGPGTPAASHQKDSRSKTPRSFGLPLRESCVSCQKTVYPLERLVANQQVFHTSCFRCSHCNTKLSLANYASLHSNVYCKPHFCQLFKAKGNYDEGFGHRPHKELWESRTDGADSSPQSSSSETQNQSPASEPESPSVEESPLAKVTVLTATMEALGQGSSDKSDRHAETRRLKISWPPRNESETPSRDPDGGSIGKPIRAKWPPEEREESPPPEEERGSPVLRSSSSLKELSLAFTVPPPGGAPTPSMDTPTEEEEEEEMKSKVSELSEEGEELQQEEEELQQLMEGEKTKSPTTIPSPEAEINQQDVGFWDSEDKEVEEEEPLTVEEMIKQNRYYEEEEDV; encoded by the exons ACGTCCTCAGAGCAGACAGACGGAGGCGGAGCCAACATGGAGTCACTACTCGGAG ATGGAAGTCTATCTGACTCCACCCCTCTGAGGGACAGGATGGCGCTCTACCAGGCCGCCGTCTCCAAACAGGAAGTGTCTCCATCCTCAGCCAAC tctgaTGGATTCAATGTGAAGCAGAAGGAGAACGTTCCTCCATTCAGTCTGGacaat AATTCTGAGCCAGAAGTGAACGGACAACAAGTTTTCAGTTCCGACGCCATTG ACTCCAGTCCTGGTGCTCCAGCTGGTCCTGGTACTCCTGCTGCTTCCCATCAGAAGGACTCCCGCAGTAAGACTCCCAGG aGCTTTGGTCTACCCCTCAGAGAGTCGTGTGTGTCCTGTCAGAAGACGGTCTATCCTCTGGAGCGTCTCGTAGCCAATCAGCAGGTTTTCCACACTTCCTGTTTCCGCTGCTCACACTGCAACACCAAACTaag TTTGGCGAATTACGCGTCTCTGCACAGCAACGTTTACTGTAAACCTCACTTCTGTCAGCTGTTCAAAGCCAAAGGAAACTACGACGAGGGCTTTGGACACCGACCCCACAAAGAGCTGTGGGAGAGCCGCACGGACGGAGCCGACTCCTCCCCCCAGTCCTCCTCCTCTGAGACCCAGAACCAGAGCCCAGCCTCTGAGCCTGAGAGCCCCAGTGTGGAGGAGTCCCCCCTGGCTAAGGTCACTGTCCTCACCGCCACCATGGAGGCTCTGGGCCAGGGCTCGTCCGATAAGTCTGACAGACACGCTGAGACGCGTCGCCTCAAGATCTCCTGGCCTCCGCGCAATGAGTCGGAAACGCCGAGTCGTGACCCTGACGGAGGCTCGATTGGGAAGCCAATCAGGGCCAAGTGGCCCCCAGAGGAGAGGGAGGAGTCTCCGCCTCCAGAGGAGGAGCGAGGGTCGCCCGTTCTGCGCAGTAGCTCCTCCCTCAAGGAGCTCAGCCTGGCTTTTACTGTcccaccaccagggggcgcccCCACACCCAGCATGGACACGCccacagaggaggaggaagaggaggagatgaAAAGCAAGGTGTCTGAGCTCTctgaggagggggaggagcttcagcaggaagaggaggagcttcAGCAGCTGATGGAGGGGGAGAAAACGAAGAGTCCGACAACAATTCCGTCTCCTGAAGCCGAGATCAACCAACAGGACGTGGGTTTCTGGGACAGCGAGGACAAGGAggttgaggaggaggagcctctgACGGTGGAGGAGATGATCAAACAGAACCGATActatgaggaggaggaagacgtCTGA